In a single window of the Acyrthosiphon pisum isolate AL4f chromosome X, pea_aphid_22Mar2018_4r6ur, whole genome shotgun sequence genome:
- the LOC115033200 gene encoding DDB1- and CUL4-associated factor 12-like yields MFSLHRVNNRPGHLAENKVIVGIRSLSFQDNIITIGTGVGVIIFYDIRAAKYLESSINSSRAVVLKTSRGYVYPDEDFMVDQGFQQVNYTPAIYTHCYDYSGTRLFSVQR; encoded by the exons ATGTTTAGTTTACATCGTGTTAATAACCGACCTGGACACCTGGCGGAAAATAAAGTGATAGTCG GAATTAGGTCTTTAAGTTTCCaggataatataattacaattggTACAGGTGTTGGTGTTATAATTTTCTATGATATACGGGCTGCAAAGTATTTGGAATCTAGTATTAACTCCAGTAGAGCAGTTGTGTTAAAAACAAGTAGAGGTTATGTT tatccTGATGAAGATTTCATGGTGGATCAAGGATTTCAACAAGTCAACTATACACCTGCAATTTATACACATTGCTACGATTATTCAGGAACCAGATTATTTTCT GTCCAACGTTAA
- the LOC115034587 gene encoding uncharacterized protein LOC115034587 isoform X1 yields the protein MKSIINTIFVCISLAVALCSTNVSSFCGNDEQIDGLRTTLLTQEGIYTALTTLSAIPVTGATLAFAQVALSTRYAVHLHEAFDEMEKSLDKDHKDYEKCSEILEMSVTATTIMKSFSFGMSMTSMIPGVGLAFLIPRLFTSISAMAVIRERLVFWKDAGCQYATTRDCNL from the coding sequence atgaaatcaataattaatactatatttgtaTGCATATCGTTAGCAGTTGCATTATGTTCAACCAATGTTTCCTCGTTCTGCGGAAACGATGAACAGATCGATGGTTTACGAACGACGTTATTAACACAGGAAGGCATTTACACGGCATTGACAACACTTAGCGCAATACCAGTAACCGGTGCGACGTTAGCGTTCGCGCAAGTGGCGTTGTCCACTCGGTATGCTGTGCATTTGCATGAAGCATTTGATGAAATGGAAAAATCGTTGGATAAGGACCATAAAGACTACGAAAAGTGTTCAGAAATCTTGGAAATGTCAGTAACAGCAACCACAATAATGAAGTCATTTAGTTTTGGAATGTCTATGACGTCAATGATACCGGGTGTCGGTTTGGCGTTTTTAATTCCAAGGTTATTTACATCGATATCTGCTATGGCAGTTATAAGAGAAAGATTAGTATTTTGGAAAGATGCCGGTTGCCAATATGCTACAACAAGagattgtaatttatag
- the LOC115034591 gene encoding uncharacterized protein LOC115034591 has product MKSINAVLFYISLAIALCSSNVSAYCGNDEQIEELRTALLTQESVYSVLTTLSAIPVTGATLAFAQIVMSSRFALHLKDVFEEMESSLDKDHRDYFQCSEILEKTVTATTIIKSTSLGLSLTAMIPGVGLAFLVPRLSASVSAMLLIRDRLSFWKNLGCQYATTRDCKL; this is encoded by the coding sequence atgaaatcaatAAATGCTGTGCTTTTTTACATATCGTTAGCAATAGCATTATGTTCATCCAATGTTTCCGCGTACTGTGGAAACGATGAACAGATCGAAGAATTACGAACGGCGTTATTAACACAGGAATCCGTTTACTCGGTATTGACAACACTCAGCGCAATACCAGTAACTGGTGCGACGTTAGCGTTCGCGCAAATTGTTATGTCCAGTCGGTTTGCATTGCATTTGAAAGATGTATTTGAAGAAATGGAAAGTTCGTTGGATAAGGATCATAGAGACTACTTTCAGTGTTCTGAAATTCTGGAAAAAACAGTAACGGCAACCACAATCATCAAGTCAACTAGTCTTGGGTTATCTCTGACGGCAATGATACCGGGTGTTGGTTTGGCATTTTTAGTTCCGAGGTTAAGTGCATCGGTATCTGCAATGTTACTTATAAGAGATAGATTATCATTTTGGAAAAATCTCGGTTGCCAATATGCTACAACAAGAGATTGTAAATTATAG